In the genome of Myxococcus stipitatus, one region contains:
- a CDS encoding TetR/AcrR family transcriptional regulator translates to MAAKTSSSESPARPPRRTQQERRESTRRKLLDATIETLVELGHARLTTVEVAKRAGVSQGALFTHFDTKAELLAAAVEHLFPRLIQDYLAGVGARPSGRDRISTAVDMLWAAFQRPELQAAIELYVAARTDPELQVALAAVDGPHRENLHRVARELFPEAADAYPEFDSVVELALDAVQGAAMGGSARPKDPAHRRMLDALTRFLRSAFSPRSRRPSKRRRRD, encoded by the coding sequence ATGGCCGCCAAGACCTCCTCCTCCGAGAGCCCCGCGCGTCCGCCTCGGCGCACGCAGCAGGAGCGGCGCGAGTCGACCCGGCGGAAGCTGTTGGACGCCACCATCGAGACGTTGGTGGAGCTGGGGCACGCGAGGCTGACGACGGTGGAGGTGGCGAAGCGCGCGGGCGTGTCACAGGGCGCGCTCTTCACGCACTTCGACACGAAGGCGGAGCTGCTCGCCGCGGCGGTGGAGCACCTCTTTCCTCGGCTCATCCAGGACTATCTCGCGGGGGTCGGCGCGCGGCCCTCCGGCAGGGACCGCATCAGCACCGCGGTGGACATGTTGTGGGCCGCGTTCCAGCGGCCGGAGCTGCAAGCCGCCATCGAGTTGTATGTGGCGGCGCGCACGGACCCGGAGCTCCAGGTGGCGCTGGCCGCGGTGGACGGGCCACACCGGGAGAACCTGCACCGGGTGGCGCGCGAGCTGTTCCCCGAGGCCGCGGACGCCTATCCGGAGTTCGACTCCGTGGTGGAGCTGGCGCTCGACGCCGTGCAGGGCGCGGCGATGGGAGGCAGCGCCCGGCCGAAGGACCCCGCCCACCGCCGCATGTTGGATGCGCTGACGCGGTTTCTGCGCAGCGCCTTCTCACCCCGTTCGCGTCGCCCCTCGAAACGGCGACGCCGCGACTGA
- a CDS encoding sterol desaturase family protein: MDATHIPDLITPAIPVFILTVVAEALWVKKLRDEGRDFAGHTVKDSLASLSMGLGNVFINVVWKFVAFAGYLALYKLTPLRVGSGVLAWVLLFFAEDLCYYWFHRIHHESRFFWASHVVHHSSQHYNLTTALRQTWTPPTSWVFWAPLALLGFSPVMIVVQQSVSLLYQYWIHTEAIDRLPRPLEWLFNTPSHHRVHHASNPRYLDKNYAGILIIWDRLFGTFEPEVEKPIYGLTKNLQTFNPVRIAFHEFASIARDAMKPGPWKQRLGYIFRNPAWKPEAPRSSPPGTPPASEPLRPSA; encoded by the coding sequence ATGGACGCCACACACATCCCGGACCTCATCACCCCCGCGATTCCCGTCTTCATCCTGACGGTAGTGGCCGAGGCGTTGTGGGTGAAGAAGCTGCGAGACGAGGGACGCGACTTCGCGGGGCACACCGTGAAGGACTCGCTCGCCAGCCTCTCCATGGGGCTGGGCAACGTCTTCATCAACGTGGTGTGGAAGTTCGTCGCCTTCGCCGGCTACCTGGCGCTCTACAAGCTGACGCCGCTGCGCGTGGGCTCGGGCGTGCTGGCCTGGGTGCTGCTCTTCTTCGCGGAGGACCTCTGCTACTACTGGTTCCACCGCATCCACCACGAGAGCCGCTTCTTCTGGGCCTCGCACGTGGTGCACCACTCCAGCCAGCACTACAACCTGACCACCGCGCTGAGGCAGACGTGGACGCCGCCGACGAGCTGGGTGTTCTGGGCACCGCTGGCGCTGCTGGGCTTCTCGCCGGTGATGATTGTCGTCCAGCAGTCGGTGAGCCTCCTGTATCAGTACTGGATTCACACCGAGGCCATCGACCGGCTGCCGCGCCCGCTGGAGTGGCTGTTCAACACGCCCTCCCATCACCGCGTGCATCACGCGTCCAACCCGCGCTACCTCGACAAGAACTACGCGGGCATCCTCATCATCTGGGACCGGCTGTTCGGCACCTTCGAGCCCGAAGTCGAGAAGCCCATCTACGGCCTCACCAAGAACCTCCAGACGTTCAACCCGGTGCGCATCGCGTTCCATGAGTTCGCCTCCATCGCTCGCGACGCGATGAAGCCGGGGCCGTGGAAGCAGCGGCTGGGCTACATCTTCCGCAATCCCGCGTGGAAGCCCGAGGCGCCGCGGTCCTCTCCGCCGGGCACTCCTCCCGCGTCGGAGCCGCTGCGCCCCTCCGCGTGA
- a CDS encoding glucose-6-phosphate isomerase: MTERELWERYQRYLSVVPSLGFSLDVSRMGFAADFLERMRPRLEEAFSRMEALEKGAIANPDENRRVGHYWLRAPELAPEPALAKDITSTVADIHAFAREVHEGKLKPPKAPRFTHLLLVGIGGSALGPQLVADALTSKADAMQVSFFDNTDPDGMDRVLGQLGARLAETLTVVISKSGGTKETRNGMLEAERAYKEQGLAFNKHAVAITGAGSELDQHARKQGWLRTFPMWDWVGGRTSVMSAVGLLPARLQGLDIDAMLAGAREMDVATRQRDAVKNPAALLALMWFHAGDGRGLKDMVILPYKDRLLLMSRYLQQLVMESLGKEKDLDGQVVNQGIAVYGNKGSTDQHAYVQQLREGVPNFFATFIEVLKDRDGESMEVESGTTSGDYLLGFLLGTRRALYEKGRESLTLTVPDVSARTVGALIALYERAVGLYASLVHINAYHQPGVEAGKKAATGVLAIQQKLTARLREARAEARTAEQLASDIGQPDEVETVYKVLEHLAANPGRGVKRSGGPGPAEVRFQTK; this comes from the coding sequence ATGACCGAGCGTGAGCTGTGGGAGCGGTACCAGCGGTATCTGAGCGTTGTCCCGTCGCTGGGGTTCTCCCTCGACGTCTCGCGCATGGGCTTCGCGGCGGACTTCCTGGAGCGGATGCGGCCTCGGCTGGAGGAGGCGTTCTCGCGGATGGAGGCGCTGGAGAAGGGCGCCATCGCCAACCCGGATGAGAACCGCCGCGTGGGGCACTACTGGCTGCGCGCGCCGGAGCTCGCGCCCGAGCCCGCGCTGGCGAAGGACATCACGAGCACGGTGGCGGACATCCACGCGTTCGCGCGCGAGGTGCACGAGGGGAAGCTCAAGCCCCCGAAGGCGCCGCGCTTCACGCACCTGCTCCTCGTGGGCATCGGCGGGTCGGCGCTGGGGCCGCAGCTGGTCGCGGATGCGCTGACGTCGAAGGCGGACGCGATGCAGGTGTCCTTCTTCGACAACACGGACCCGGATGGGATGGATCGGGTGCTGGGGCAGCTGGGCGCGCGGCTGGCCGAGACGCTGACGGTGGTCATCAGCAAGTCCGGCGGCACGAAGGAGACGCGCAACGGGATGCTGGAGGCGGAGCGCGCGTACAAGGAGCAGGGGCTCGCCTTCAACAAGCACGCGGTGGCCATCACGGGCGCGGGCAGCGAGCTGGACCAGCACGCGCGCAAGCAGGGCTGGCTGCGCACCTTCCCCATGTGGGACTGGGTTGGTGGACGCACGTCGGTGATGTCCGCGGTGGGGCTGTTGCCCGCGCGGCTTCAGGGCCTGGACATCGACGCGATGCTCGCGGGCGCGCGGGAGATGGACGTGGCGACGCGGCAGCGCGACGCGGTGAAGAACCCGGCGGCGCTGCTCGCGCTGATGTGGTTCCACGCGGGCGACGGGCGCGGGCTGAAGGACATGGTCATCCTGCCGTACAAGGACCGCCTGCTCCTGATGTCGCGCTACCTCCAGCAGCTCGTCATGGAGTCGCTGGGCAAGGAGAAGGACCTGGACGGCCAGGTGGTGAACCAGGGCATCGCCGTCTATGGGAACAAGGGCTCCACGGACCAGCACGCGTATGTGCAGCAGCTGCGCGAGGGCGTGCCCAACTTCTTCGCCACCTTCATCGAGGTGCTGAAGGACCGGGATGGCGAGTCGATGGAGGTCGAGAGCGGCACCACGAGTGGTGACTACCTGCTGGGCTTCCTCCTGGGCACGCGCCGCGCGCTGTACGAGAAGGGCCGCGAGTCGCTCACGCTCACTGTGCCGGACGTGAGCGCGCGCACGGTGGGCGCACTGATTGCACTCTACGAGCGCGCGGTGGGCCTGTACGCCAGCCTCGTGCACATCAACGCGTACCATCAGCCGGGCGTCGAGGCGGGCAAGAAGGCCGCGACGGGTGTGCTGGCGATTCAGCAGAAGCTCACGGCGCGGCTGCGCGAGGCCCGCGCGGAGGCTCGCACCGCGGAGCAGCTCGCCTCCGACATCGGACAGCCCGATGAGGTGGAGACCGTCTACAAGGTGCTGGAGCACCTGGCCGCGAACCCCGGGCGAGGCGTGAAGCGCTCCGGTGGACCGGGCCCCGCCGAAGTGCGCTTCCAGACGAAGTGA
- a CDS encoding alpha/beta hydrolase codes for MSSMHRREFLGFTTTALAATALAGCMPRAVNGAGASAEGSTLNAEAYHASRKYLDSRFGRIAYIERGTGEAALFLHGFPLNSFQWRGAIERLSPYRRCVAPDFMGLGFTEVAEGQSYAPDEQVKMLIELMDRLSIQSADVIANDSGGAIAQLLVTRHPERVRTLLLTNCDVESECPPPAVLPVIELARTGEYVDAWLAPWLADKALARSDKGIGAMCFSNPANPTDEAIEYYFGPLVRSPRGKAQAHAYTLALEANSLAGIGPELQKCKVPTRIIWGTGDTIFSQSSADYLDQTFGASRGVRRIPGAKLFFPEEYPDVIAEEARKLWGIG; via the coding sequence ATGAGCTCGATGCATCGCAGGGAGTTTCTTGGTTTCACGACCACTGCACTGGCTGCCACCGCGCTCGCGGGTTGCATGCCTCGCGCGGTGAATGGCGCGGGAGCTTCCGCCGAAGGGAGCACGCTGAACGCCGAGGCGTATCACGCCTCGCGCAAGTACCTGGACAGCCGCTTCGGGCGCATCGCCTATATCGAGCGTGGCACCGGCGAGGCCGCGCTGTTCCTGCACGGCTTTCCGTTGAACAGCTTCCAGTGGCGCGGCGCCATCGAGCGGCTGTCTCCGTATCGCCGCTGTGTCGCGCCCGACTTCATGGGGCTGGGCTTCACGGAGGTCGCGGAAGGGCAGAGCTACGCGCCGGACGAGCAGGTGAAGATGCTCATCGAGCTGATGGACCGGCTCTCCATCCAGTCGGCGGACGTCATCGCGAATGACAGTGGTGGCGCCATCGCGCAGCTGCTGGTCACCCGTCATCCCGAGCGCGTGCGCACGCTGCTGTTGACCAACTGTGATGTGGAGAGCGAGTGCCCGCCTCCGGCCGTGCTGCCAGTCATCGAGCTGGCGCGCACGGGTGAGTACGTGGACGCGTGGCTGGCGCCGTGGCTCGCGGACAAGGCGCTCGCGCGTTCGGACAAGGGCATCGGGGCGATGTGCTTCTCCAACCCCGCGAACCCCACGGACGAGGCCATCGAGTACTACTTCGGGCCGCTGGTGCGCTCGCCGCGCGGCAAGGCGCAGGCCCACGCGTACACGCTGGCGCTGGAGGCCAACTCGCTGGCGGGCATCGGCCCCGAGCTCCAGAAGTGCAAGGTCCCCACGCGCATCATCTGGGGAACGGGCGACACCATCTTCTCGCAGTCGAGCGCCGACTACCTCGACCAGACCTTCGGTGCCTCCCGAGGCGTGCGCCGCATTCCCGGCGCGAAGCTCTTCTTCCCCGAGGAGTACCCCGACGTCATCGCCGAGGAGGCTCGCAAGCTCTGGGGCATCGGCTGA
- a CDS encoding SDR family NAD(P)-dependent oxidoreductase — protein MLGASKVWLITGSSRGLGRAFAEAALAAGDRVVATARDPGQLQELIARYPERCVALPLDVTHRNAVFQCIEQGIAAFGQLDVVVNNAGYGLVGTIEEHSEADLRAQLETNLFGALWVTQAVLPHLRARRTGHIVQISSVGGVGSMPTFGAYNASKWALEGFSEALAAEVAPWGIRVTLVEPGSFATDWSWGSLRFASPMPAYDELRTSLFGTSQVPWDLSQQAHDTSASPEVAARELLEHVNRETGPLRLLLGEDAPVQVRTLLDGRREDYLRNPRFQALVAR, from the coding sequence ATGCTTGGGGCAAGCAAGGTCTGGCTCATCACGGGGAGCAGTCGAGGACTGGGCCGGGCCTTCGCGGAGGCGGCCCTGGCGGCGGGAGACCGGGTGGTGGCCACGGCTCGGGACCCGGGCCAGCTCCAGGAGCTGATCGCCCGATATCCGGAGCGCTGCGTGGCGCTGCCGCTGGATGTGACACATCGAAACGCGGTGTTTCAGTGCATTGAGCAAGGCATTGCGGCCTTCGGCCAGCTCGACGTGGTCGTGAACAACGCGGGTTATGGGCTGGTGGGCACCATCGAGGAGCACTCGGAAGCCGACCTCCGCGCGCAGTTGGAGACGAATCTGTTCGGCGCGCTGTGGGTGACGCAGGCGGTGCTTCCGCACCTGCGTGCGCGACGGACGGGACACATCGTGCAGATCTCCAGCGTGGGCGGCGTCGGGAGCATGCCGACGTTCGGCGCCTACAACGCGAGCAAGTGGGCGCTGGAGGGGTTCAGCGAGGCGCTCGCCGCGGAGGTGGCGCCGTGGGGGATTCGCGTGACCCTCGTCGAGCCGGGTTCGTTCGCGACGGACTGGAGCTGGGGAAGCTTGCGCTTCGCCTCCCCAATGCCCGCCTATGACGAGCTGCGCACGTCCTTGTTCGGCACGAGCCAGGTCCCCTGGGACTTGAGTCAGCAGGCCCACGACACCAGTGCATCCCCCGAGGTCGCCGCACGGGAGCTGCTCGAGCATGTGAATCGAGAGACGGGACCGCTGCGCCTGCTCCTCGGTGAAGACGCGCCGGTCCAGGTGCGGACCCTCCTGGACGGACGCCGCGAGGACTATCTGCGCAACCCGCGCTTCCAGGCGCTGGTCGCTCGCTGA
- a CDS encoding LysR family transcriptional regulator produces the protein MDMRWDDLRYLLSVARQGSLAGAARELRVDATTVGRRLAALEKALGTRLVLRGARTLGLTEEAEAVVVRAREMEDSLRSLSDAVSREEKAEGTVRIAATEYLAQALLAPHLGELHARHPGLNVELVVGSDLVDLQRGDADLALRIAPPRGDALVIRKVGDMAFAMYAARGYLRRRGAPRPGDFRNHSVLAYRTTLTSGPESEELTRLTQGGRRLLQSNSTTVLREAAAAGLGVALLPCLTGERDTRLTRVGAGVLGKRPLWLALHKDLQRSPRVRAASDWVVELCKREKAGLAGTEASAR, from the coding sequence ATGGATATGCGATGGGATGACTTGCGCTACCTCCTCTCCGTGGCACGCCAGGGCTCGCTCGCTGGGGCGGCTCGTGAGCTGCGAGTGGACGCCACCACGGTGGGCCGCCGCCTCGCCGCCCTGGAGAAGGCCCTGGGAACCCGGCTCGTGCTGCGCGGCGCTCGCACCCTGGGGCTCACCGAGGAAGCCGAGGCCGTGGTCGTTCGCGCGCGGGAGATGGAGGACTCGCTCCGCTCGCTCTCGGACGCCGTGTCCCGGGAGGAGAAGGCGGAGGGCACCGTCCGCATCGCGGCCACCGAGTATCTGGCCCAGGCGCTGCTCGCTCCTCACCTGGGGGAGCTGCATGCCCGCCATCCCGGACTCAACGTGGAGCTGGTCGTCGGCTCGGACCTGGTCGACCTCCAGCGCGGTGACGCGGACCTGGCGCTGCGAATCGCTCCGCCTCGCGGGGATGCGCTGGTGATTCGCAAGGTGGGCGACATGGCGTTCGCGATGTACGCGGCGCGGGGATATCTGCGGCGCCGGGGAGCGCCTCGCCCCGGGGACTTCCGGAACCACTCCGTGCTGGCCTACCGGACGACGCTCACCTCGGGGCCCGAGTCCGAGGAACTCACGCGCCTCACCCAGGGTGGACGCCGGTTGCTCCAGAGCAACAGCACCACCGTGCTGCGCGAGGCCGCGGCGGCGGGACTTGGGGTCGCCCTGCTTCCGTGTCTCACGGGAGAGCGAGACACCCGGCTGACGCGAGTGGGCGCGGGGGTCCTCGGAAAGCGCCCGCTGTGGCTGGCCTTGCACAAGGACTTGCAGCGCAGCCCTCGGGTGCGTGCGGCCTCGGACTGGGTGGTGGAGCTGTGCAAGCGCGAGAAAGCCGGGCTCGCGGGGACGGAAGCCTCGGCGCGGTAG
- a CDS encoding alpha/beta hydrolase family protein, whose amino-acid sequence MSMSMFHPTTLEQETTQAAQGLPVEAAPVVEPGGARPGVAFRFQARDGYSLAATLHEPEGSQLGAVVLVSGATGARQRYYARFASFLAQRGFPTITFDYRGIGGSRPQSLEGFEARMEDWGSQDLAGAIDMVRERYPDRRLLVVGHSVGGQLLGLAPNAGEVSALLNVAAGSGYYKLFPQRWRMGLTWRVVMPALVRAFGKLPGWAGTAEDLPAGVAEQWARWCLSPDYLLSEGGEPRREAYASLYLPLRAYSFADDEMAPRAAVEHLLSFYADSLMEHRHVSPKDLGRAIGHFGFFRETFRDTLWCEATEWLAIHALTPRPVT is encoded by the coding sequence ATGTCGATGTCCATGTTTCATCCGACGACGCTGGAGCAGGAGACGACCCAAGCAGCACAGGGCCTGCCCGTCGAAGCCGCGCCGGTGGTGGAGCCCGGGGGCGCGCGTCCTGGGGTGGCGTTCCGCTTCCAGGCGCGGGATGGATACTCGCTGGCCGCGACGCTCCATGAGCCCGAGGGCTCACAGCTGGGCGCCGTGGTGCTGGTGAGCGGAGCCACGGGTGCGCGTCAGCGGTACTACGCGCGCTTCGCGTCCTTCCTCGCGCAGCGGGGTTTTCCGACCATCACCTTCGACTATCGAGGCATCGGCGGCTCGCGTCCGCAGTCGCTCGAGGGCTTCGAGGCGCGCATGGAGGACTGGGGGAGCCAGGACCTCGCGGGGGCCATCGACATGGTGCGCGAGCGGTATCCCGACCGCCGCTTGCTCGTGGTGGGCCACAGCGTGGGCGGACAGCTCCTGGGGCTCGCGCCCAACGCGGGTGAGGTGTCCGCGCTGCTGAACGTGGCGGCGGGCTCGGGCTACTACAAGCTGTTCCCCCAGCGCTGGCGCATGGGGCTCACGTGGCGCGTGGTGATGCCCGCCCTCGTCCGAGCCTTCGGCAAGCTGCCGGGCTGGGCGGGCACGGCGGAGGACCTGCCCGCGGGAGTGGCCGAGCAGTGGGCGCGTTGGTGCCTGTCTCCCGACTACCTGTTGAGCGAGGGCGGTGAGCCGCGCCGCGAGGCCTATGCGTCGCTGTACCTGCCGCTGCGGGCGTACAGCTTCGCGGACGACGAGATGGCGCCGCGTGCGGCGGTGGAGCACTTGCTGTCGTTCTACGCGGACTCGCTGATGGAGCACCGTCATGTGTCCCCGAAGGACCTGGGACGGGCCATCGGTCATTTCGGCTTCTTCCGTGAGACGTTTCGAGACACGCTGTGGTGCGAAGCCACCGAGTGGCTGGCCATCCACGCCCTCACGCCGCGCCCCGTCACCTGA
- a CDS encoding SDR family NAD(P)-dependent oxidoreductase, with product MDLELQGRAALITGSSRGIGRATAAALAREGARVCLSARGAEALEETARELRATGADIATVVADVATLEGARAAVDAAVRAFGTLDILVNNVGGSGGAGAFHTATTEQWTAVLDRNLMSAVWCSQRAVEVMRAQGGGTIIHINSIYGREYATSAPYTTAKAGLTALTKEMAVDLAPHRIRVNGVAPGSILFPGGSWDKRQKADPEKVAKLVRDELPWGRFGSPEEVADVVAFLCSERARWVTGATLPVDGGQGRAF from the coding sequence ATGGACCTGGAGCTCCAAGGCAGAGCCGCCCTCATCACCGGCAGCAGCCGAGGCATCGGCCGCGCCACCGCCGCCGCCCTCGCCCGCGAAGGCGCTCGCGTGTGCTTGAGCGCGCGCGGCGCGGAGGCCCTCGAGGAGACCGCGCGCGAGCTGCGCGCCACCGGCGCCGACATCGCCACCGTCGTCGCGGACGTGGCCACCCTCGAAGGTGCCCGCGCCGCCGTCGACGCGGCTGTGCGCGCCTTCGGCACCCTGGACATCCTCGTCAACAATGTAGGCGGCAGCGGCGGCGCCGGCGCCTTCCACACCGCCACCACCGAGCAGTGGACCGCCGTGCTCGACCGCAACCTCATGTCCGCCGTGTGGTGCAGCCAGCGCGCCGTGGAGGTCATGCGCGCCCAGGGCGGCGGCACCATCATCCACATCAACTCCATCTACGGCCGCGAGTACGCCACCAGCGCGCCCTACACCACCGCCAAGGCGGGCCTCACCGCCCTCACCAAGGAGATGGCCGTGGACCTCGCGCCCCACCGCATCCGCGTCAACGGCGTCGCCCCCGGCTCCATCCTCTTCCCCGGCGGAAGCTGGGACAAACGCCAGAAGGCCGACCCCGAGAAGGTCGCGAAGCTCGTCCGGGACGAGCTGCCCTGGGGCCGCTTCGGCTCGCCCGAGGAGGTGGCGGACGTGGTGGCCTTCCTCTGCTCGGAGCGTGCCCGTTGGGTCACCGGGGCCACCCTTCCCGTGGACGGCGGCCAGGGCCGCGCCTTCTGA
- a CDS encoding cytochrome d ubiquinol oxidase subunit II, giving the protein MSTEAMLGFVMAGAFVLYALFGGADFGGGVWDLFASGPRKAEQRTLIARAMGPVWEVNHVWLIVGMVLMFAGFPRAFAALSVALHVPLTLLMLGIVFRGAAFTFRAYDSRGYAAERQWGLVFSIASVVAPLLLGMCVGAVASGDIRVEGRVVVSGFFASWLSPFAWAVGVLALTLFAFLAAVYLTHEAHTEGLREDFRRRALGAGVAVFLAALAVLLLARGGAPRVWEGLLRSPFALVLHGATAVAAVTAFALLWTRRFQWARLAAAFQAGLIVLGWAASQYPYLVVPDITLSGAASSTSTQRVLLVAVVIGALTVVPSIALLFRVFRPRPEGTSTPGPHA; this is encoded by the coding sequence ATGTCCACTGAGGCGATGCTGGGCTTCGTGATGGCGGGGGCGTTCGTCCTCTATGCCCTCTTCGGCGGCGCGGACTTCGGCGGAGGGGTGTGGGACTTGTTCGCCTCCGGCCCGCGCAAGGCGGAGCAGCGCACCCTCATCGCCCGCGCGATGGGGCCGGTGTGGGAGGTGAACCACGTCTGGCTCATCGTCGGCATGGTGTTGATGTTCGCGGGCTTCCCTCGCGCCTTCGCGGCGCTGAGCGTGGCGCTGCATGTCCCCCTCACGCTGCTGATGCTCGGCATCGTCTTCCGAGGCGCGGCCTTCACCTTCCGCGCCTATGACTCGCGCGGCTACGCGGCGGAGCGGCAGTGGGGGCTGGTCTTCAGCATCGCCAGCGTCGTCGCGCCGCTGCTGCTGGGCATGTGCGTGGGCGCGGTGGCGAGCGGCGACATCCGCGTCGAGGGACGCGTGGTGGTGAGCGGCTTCTTCGCCTCGTGGCTGTCGCCCTTCGCCTGGGCGGTGGGCGTGTTGGCGTTGACCCTCTTCGCGTTCCTGGCGGCGGTGTACCTCACGCACGAGGCCCACACGGAGGGCCTGCGCGAGGACTTCCGTCGTCGGGCCCTGGGCGCGGGCGTGGCCGTCTTCCTCGCGGCCCTGGCGGTGCTGCTCCTGGCTCGCGGCGGCGCGCCCCGGGTGTGGGAGGGCCTCTTGCGCTCTCCCTTCGCGCTGGTGCTGCACGGGGCCACGGCGGTGGCGGCGGTGACGGCCTTCGCCCTGCTGTGGACGCGGCGCTTCCAGTGGGCGCGGCTGGCCGCGGCCTTCCAGGCGGGGCTCATCGTCCTGGGCTGGGCCGCGTCTCAATACCCGTACCTGGTGGTGCCCGACATCACGCTGAGCGGCGCGGCCTCCAGCACCTCGACTCAGCGCGTGCTGCTGGTCGCGGTCGTCATCGGCGCGCTCACGGTGGTGCCTTCCATCGCGCTCTTGTTTCGTGTGTTTCGACCCAGGCCTGAGGGAACCTCGACCCCAGGCCCTCACGCCTGA
- a CDS encoding cytochrome ubiquinol oxidase subunit I has product MSMTDLLYARAQMGLSLAFHIVFAAAGVALPVLMVLSDWKARRTGDADYVKLSHKLAKGTAILFAVGAVSGTVLSFELGLLWPDFMGQYGEVIGLPFSLEGVAFFTEAIFLGIYLYGRERVSPGLHLFSGIMVAVSGAASAFFVTLVNVFMNDPSGFVATPDGPTQVQPLVAMFSPGWPYQTAHVLLSCYQASAFAMAGIHAFVLLRHPGAAFHRKALSVALPLACVTALLQPLVGDLSAKHVAKAQPVKLAAMESHFETERGAPLRLGGVTVPKALSILAFGDPDAEVRGLNEFPRDTWPPVAKVHAAFQVMVATGSAMALLSLLTLLYRWRKKAWPAGRKMMWAWLISGPMGLVALEAGWLVTEWGRQPWIVRGFMRTADAVTPVPHLAAPFWTFTLVYLFLGIVVVALLKRQVAGTLPDRDEGPVTGRGVKGDDAHVH; this is encoded by the coding sequence ATGTCCATGACGGACCTGCTCTATGCGCGGGCGCAGATGGGGCTGTCGCTCGCGTTCCACATCGTCTTCGCGGCGGCGGGCGTGGCGCTGCCGGTCCTCATGGTGTTGAGCGACTGGAAGGCGCGGCGCACGGGTGACGCGGACTACGTGAAGCTGAGCCACAAGCTGGCGAAGGGGACGGCCATCCTCTTCGCGGTGGGCGCGGTGAGCGGCACGGTGCTGTCGTTCGAGCTGGGCCTGCTGTGGCCGGACTTCATGGGCCAGTACGGCGAAGTCATCGGGCTGCCCTTCAGCCTGGAGGGCGTGGCCTTCTTCACCGAGGCCATCTTCCTGGGCATCTACCTCTACGGCCGCGAGCGGGTGTCGCCGGGGCTGCACCTGTTCTCCGGCATCATGGTGGCGGTGAGCGGCGCGGCCAGCGCGTTCTTCGTCACGCTGGTCAACGTCTTCATGAATGACCCGTCCGGCTTCGTGGCCACGCCCGACGGGCCCACGCAGGTGCAGCCGCTGGTGGCCATGTTCAGCCCGGGCTGGCCGTACCAGACCGCGCACGTGCTGCTCTCCTGCTATCAGGCGAGCGCCTTCGCCATGGCGGGCATCCACGCCTTCGTGCTGCTGCGTCATCCGGGGGCGGCGTTCCATCGCAAGGCGCTGTCGGTGGCGCTCCCGCTGGCGTGTGTCACCGCGTTGCTCCAGCCACTGGTGGGCGACTTGTCCGCCAAGCACGTGGCGAAGGCGCAGCCGGTGAAGCTGGCGGCGATGGAGTCGCACTTCGAGACGGAGCGCGGCGCGCCGCTGCGCCTGGGCGGAGTGACAGTGCCCAAGGCGCTGTCCATCCTGGCCTTCGGGGACCCGGACGCGGAGGTGCGAGGGCTGAACGAGTTTCCTCGGGACACGTGGCCTCCGGTGGCGAAGGTGCACGCGGCCTTCCAGGTGATGGTCGCCACGGGCAGCGCCATGGCGCTCCTGTCGCTCCTGACGCTGCTCTACCGGTGGCGGAAGAAGGCGTGGCCCGCCGGCCGGAAGATGATGTGGGCCTGGTTGATATCGGGGCCGATGGGGTTGGTGGCGCTGGAGGCGGGGTGGCTCGTCACCGAGTGGGGCCGCCAGCCGTGGATTGTCCGAGGCTTCATGCGCACCGCGGACGCGGTGACCCCCGTGCCCCACCTGGCGGCGCCGTTCTGGACGTTCACCCTCGTGTACCTCTTCCTGGGCATCGTGGTGGTGGCGCTGCTCAAGCGCCAGGTGGCCGGCACGCTGCCGGACCGCGACGAGGGGCCGGTGACGGGCCGCGGCGTGAAGGGAGACGACGCCCATGTCCACTGA
- a CDS encoding phage holin family protein, whose amino-acid sequence MDLESERLERSQLESLSTAELVRHALAETRLLVRAEVLHAKKELRDELKMARTAGILLGAGGVLVLVSLSVLFVALGLALPLGAALGVLLVGVVLLAVAAGLLMVGVKRLPKKPMLHTQERLKLDYHLTRETLQ is encoded by the coding sequence GTGGACCTCGAATCAGAGCGCCTGGAGCGCAGCCAACTGGAGTCGCTGTCCACGGCGGAGCTCGTCCGCCACGCGCTGGCGGAGACGCGCTTGCTGGTGCGCGCGGAGGTGCTGCACGCGAAGAAGGAGCTGCGCGACGAGCTGAAGATGGCGCGCACCGCGGGCATCCTCCTGGGGGCCGGAGGGGTGCTGGTCCTCGTGTCGCTCTCCGTCCTCTTCGTGGCGCTGGGGCTGGCGCTGCCCCTGGGCGCGGCGCTGGGGGTGCTGCTGGTGGGCGTGGTGCTGCTCGCCGTCGCGGCGGGGCTGCTGATGGTGGGCGTCAAGCGCCTGCCCAAGAAGCCCATGCTGCACACCCAGGAGCGCTTGAAGCTCGACTACCACCTCACGCGGGAGACGCTGCAATGA